From the Dermochelys coriacea isolate rDerCor1 chromosome 26, rDerCor1.pri.v4, whole genome shotgun sequence genome, one window contains:
- the NKX3-1 gene encoding homeobox protein Nkx-3.1 isoform X2: MSSRAPLPGRPEGQGSTEPSEGKSLPQGSLQTMPLSSKPLTSFLIQDILRDGADRGAAGQGRKSRGCCGASRPEPALDGASSAPRPPAGKPLPEGVPPPPQERAGEPAAGAYTETDLSDCENPLKSSLSNQRTPKQQKRSRAAFSHTQVIELERKFSHQKYLSAPERAHLAKNLKLTETQVKIWFQNRRYKTKRKQLASELSGLGKNSVFPVLKEDVVSRAALISVYNSYQYYPYLYYLNGWSPSL; this comes from the exons ATGAGCTCCCGGGCACCCCTTCCAGGGAGGCCGGAGGGACAGGGCAGCACAGAGCCCTCAGAGGGCAA gagcctcccccagggctcGCTGCAGACCATGCCCCTCTCCTCCAAGCCGCTCACGTCCTTCCTCATCCAAGACATTCTGCGGGACGGGGCCGACCGCGGAGCTGCGGGGCAAGGGAGGAAGAGCCGGGGATGCTGCGGTGCCTCTCGCCCGGAGCCTGCGCTGGACGGTGCAAGCTCCGCTCCCCGGCCGCCAGCGGGGAAACCCCTCCCTGAAGGggtccccccgccgccccaggaGCGGGCAGGAGAGCCAGCCGCAG GGGCATATACGGAGACCGACCTGTCGGACTGTGAAAACCCTCTGAAATCCTCACTGAGCAACCAAAGGACCCCGAAGCAGCAAAAGCGCTCACGGGCAGCCTTCTCCCATACTCAGGTCATCGAGTTAGAAAGGAAGTTCAGCCATCAGAAATATCTGTCCGCCCCAGAGCGAGCCCACCTGGCGAAGAACCTGAAGCTCACTGAAACCCAAGTGAAAATCTGGTTCCAGAACAGAAGGTACAAGACCAAAAGGAAGCAGCTAGCCTCAGAACTTAGTGGACTCGGTAAGAACTCGGTTTTCCCAGTCCTTAAAGAGGATGTCGTCTCCAGGGCCGCTCTGATTTCTGTGTATAACAGCTACCAGTACTATCCATACCTGTACTACTTGAATGGCTGGAGTCCCTCTTTGTGA
- the NKX3-1 gene encoding homeobox protein Nkx-3.1 isoform X1 yields the protein MSSRAPLPGRPEGQGSTEPSEGKSHPWAPQLHPAGRSLPQGSLQTMPLSSKPLTSFLIQDILRDGADRGAAGQGRKSRGCCGASRPEPALDGASSAPRPPAGKPLPEGVPPPPQERAGEPAAGAYTETDLSDCENPLKSSLSNQRTPKQQKRSRAAFSHTQVIELERKFSHQKYLSAPERAHLAKNLKLTETQVKIWFQNRRYKTKRKQLASELSGLGKNSVFPVLKEDVVSRAALISVYNSYQYYPYLYYLNGWSPSL from the exons ATGAGCTCCCGGGCACCCCTTCCAGGGAGGCCGGAGGGACAGGGCAGCACAGAGCCCTCAGAGGGCAAGAGCCACCCCTGGGCCCCGCAGCTGCACCCGGCTGGGaggagcctcccccagggctcGCTGCAGACCATGCCCCTCTCCTCCAAGCCGCTCACGTCCTTCCTCATCCAAGACATTCTGCGGGACGGGGCCGACCGCGGAGCTGCGGGGCAAGGGAGGAAGAGCCGGGGATGCTGCGGTGCCTCTCGCCCGGAGCCTGCGCTGGACGGTGCAAGCTCCGCTCCCCGGCCGCCAGCGGGGAAACCCCTCCCTGAAGGggtccccccgccgccccaggaGCGGGCAGGAGAGCCAGCCGCAG GGGCATATACGGAGACCGACCTGTCGGACTGTGAAAACCCTCTGAAATCCTCACTGAGCAACCAAAGGACCCCGAAGCAGCAAAAGCGCTCACGGGCAGCCTTCTCCCATACTCAGGTCATCGAGTTAGAAAGGAAGTTCAGCCATCAGAAATATCTGTCCGCCCCAGAGCGAGCCCACCTGGCGAAGAACCTGAAGCTCACTGAAACCCAAGTGAAAATCTGGTTCCAGAACAGAAGGTACAAGACCAAAAGGAAGCAGCTAGCCTCAGAACTTAGTGGACTCGGTAAGAACTCGGTTTTCCCAGTCCTTAAAGAGGATGTCGTCTCCAGGGCCGCTCTGATTTCTGTGTATAACAGCTACCAGTACTATCCATACCTGTACTACTTGAATGGCTGGAGTCCCTCTTTGTGA